TTATCCGCCGGTTCTTGATACTGTATTCCCTTAATTCTTACTCATAACTGACTCTATAAATTGTTCCAGTATAGTCGTCAGAGATAAACATAGAGCCGTCGGCAGCTATTTCTACATCCACAGGTCTGCCCCATCTCTTACCTGTAGGAAGTAACCACCCGGAAATAAAATCTTCTATCCCTACTGCTGCTCCCCGCTCTATAATCACTCTCACAACTTTATATCCGGTTCGCTTGGTCCTGTTCCATGAGCCGTGAAAAGCGATATAAAGATCTCCTCTGAATTCTTCCGGAAACTGAGTTCCATAGTAAAACCGCATTCCTAATGGAGCGGAGTGCGCCTGCATATTGAATACAGGGGGTAATGTCCCGTTACAAAGTTCCTCTTTTCCGGCATATTCAGGATTCATTATTCCGTCACCATAGCAATAAGGCCAGCCGTAATGTCCGCCCTCAACGAGAACATTTATCTCTTCGGGAGGTATGTCATTGCCAATCCGGTCTCTTCCATTGTTGGCAGACCAGAGTTCGCCTGTTTCAGCATAGAA
This genomic interval from Candidatus Neomarinimicrobiota bacterium contains the following:
- a CDS encoding sorbosone dehydrogenase family protein → MKTGELIVLPDADKDGIADKRIIFADGLRNPHSVAFHDGYIYIGETDKITRFRDEDENLVADGKGEIVISGLPTSGHFTKTIVFGPDDMMYLSIGSSCNICEESDPRRAAVVRYTPDGKDETIFAKGLRNSVALAFYAETGELWSANNGRDRIGNDIPPEEINVLVEGGHYGWPYCYGDGIMNPEYAGKEELCNGTLPPVFNMQAHSAPLGMRFYYGTQFPEEFRGDLYIAFHGSWNRTKRTGYKVVRVIIERGAAVGIEDFISGWLLPTGKRWGRPVDVEIAADGSMFISDDYTGTIYRVSYE